ATCGAAGCTATTAAGGCTGGTACAATTACTAACATTACTAGTTCTGGTATGCGTGGAAGTCTTGGAGAAGCCGTTTCTCACGGTTTATTAAAGAATCCGGTTATTTTCCGTTCACATGGTAATCGTGCACGTTCAATTGAAAATGGAAACATTAAAATTGATGTGGCCTTTATTGGTGTTCCTAACTCAGATCGAATGGGAAATGCTAATGGTATGAATGGTGAGTCAGCTTTGGGATCATTAGGTTATGCATTAGTTGATGCCAAATACGCAGATAAAGTTATTCTTGTAACAGATACAATTGCTGATTATCCTAATACACCTGCATCAATCCAACAAACACAAGTAGATTACGTTGTAAAAGTTGATAAAGTTGGGGATCCAGACCGTATTGGTAGTGGTGCAACACGTTTCACTAAGGATCCTAAAGAATTGAAGATTGCAAAGATGGTTAATGATGTAATTGTAAATTCTCCATACTTTAAAGAAGGTTTCTCATTCCAAACTGGTACTGGTGGAGCTGCTTTAGCTGTTACCCGTTTCCTTCGTCAAGCAATGATTGATAACAACATTACTGCTTCCTTTACTTGTGGTGGAACTACTTCGCCAATCGTTAAACTTTTAGAAGAAGGATTAGTAAAGAAAGTTATGGATGTTCAAGATTTTGATAAGGGTGCTGCTTCAAGTATGAAGAGCAATCCTGGTCAAATTGAAATTGACGGATCATGGTATGCTGATCCTGATAACAAGGGAGCAATGGTTGATCAACTGGACATTGCAATTCTTTCTGCTTTGGAAATCGATACTGATTTCAATGTTAATGTTTTAACTGGATCTAATGGTGAAATTCGTGGTGCTGTTGGTGGACACCAAGATGCTGGTACTGCAAAGATGACAATTATTTCTGCCCCATTAACTCGTGGTCGGATTGCAACAATTGTACCAGCTGTTAATTCAGTAACTACCCCAGGTTCATCAATTGATGTTGTTGTTACTGAAGTAGGGGTTGCTGTAAATCCTGCACGTAAAGATTTAATTGAAGCATTCAAGAATGTGCCAAGTATTCCATTGATTTCAATTGAAGAATTACAACAACATGCAGAAAAGATTGTTGGTAAGCCAGAAAAGATTGAATATACTGATCGAACAGTTGCACTTGTTGAATATCGTGATGGTACTTTAATTGATGAAATTAAACAAATTAAGGACTAAATGGAAGAACGTTTACGTCGGACAATGATGTTTGTTCCAGGTAACAATGCCGGAATGGTAAAGGATGCTGGTATTTACGGTGCCGACTCCATTATGTTTGACTTGGAAGATTCAGTTTCAATGGCAGAAAAAGATGCTGCCCGGATGTTAGTTTATCAAGCTCTTCAAACACAAGATTATGGTGATTCAGAATTAGTTGTTCGTGTTAATGGAATTGATACACCATTTTTTAAGAATGATGTTTTCGCAATGGTAAAAGCTGGTATTCAAGTTGTTCGTTTGCCAAAAGTAGAATCAGCTCAAATGATGCTAGATCTTGTAAAAGTAGTAGAAGAAGCTGAAAACAAATTTGGTATTAAGCCAGGGACAACGCATGTTATGGCAGCTATTGAAAGTGCTAAGGGAGTACTTAATGCACCAGAAATTGCTGCAAGTACTGACCGGATGATTGGTTTGGCACTTTCTGCTGAAGACTATACGACTGATATGAAGACTCATCGTTACCCAGATGGAGCAGAACTTGAGTTTGCTCGAAACATGATTCTTCATGCAGCACGTGCCGCTGGTATTGCAGCCTTTGATACTGTCTTTACTAATATGAATGATGTAGAAGGCTTTAAACGTGAAACTGAACACATTCATGAATTAGGATTTGACGGTAAATCTCTTGTTAACCCTCGTCAAATTGATTGGGTAAATAAGATTTATGAACCAACCAAGAAAGAAATTGAAAATGCATTGGACGTTGAAGCTGCAATTGAAGAAGCACACCAAAAGGGTTCAGGTGTTATCTCAATGAACGGTCAAATGGTTGACCGCCCAGTTGTATTACGTGCACAACGGGTAATTCGTTTAGCAAAGGCTTCTAACTTGATCAATGAGGAGGGCGAATACATTGAAAAATAAATGGATATTAAGAAGACTGCATTAGCAGGAACTTTGGAATCTTCCGATATTCAAATTACTTTGAGCCAAGGTAATAATGGTATCAACATTGACTTAGATTCCTCTGTGGAAGAACTTTATGGTAATCAAATTCGTAAGGTGATTACTGATACTTTAACTGCTTATGGAATTGATAATGCCAATGTTAAAGCTGTGGATAAAGGAGCTTTAGATTGTGTAATTAAAGCACGGACAATGGCTGCTGCTCAACGTGCTCTTGATACAGCAGATCAACCAGACTGGGAGGTATTTTAAATGGAAGTTCGTGAAATTAACATTCATTTAAAACGCAATTTGACCAAGTGGCAAAAGTTCTTGCGGTTCAATGGAATTGAAGTTTTTTCTGAAAAAGAAACATCTTCTATTGATAAGACTTTTGTATGGGAAGAAAATGGTGAGATTTTAGCAACTGGATCAATTGCTGGTAATGTATTGAAGTATATTGCAATTTGTTCAAAAGTTCAGGGACATGGTGAAACATTTAACAGTTTGGTTAGTAAATTAGAAAACGAAGCTGCAATGATGGGGCGCTTTCATTTGTTTGTTTTTACGAAACCACAATATAGTCAAAGTTTCCAGTATGTTGGATTTCATGAATTAGCAAAAGTAGAACAAGGAACTGTATTAGAAAGTGGAACCCCTGATATTCATGACTATATTTCGTCTTTGCCACACTTTAACGATCAAGAAAGAAACAAGATCGCGGGAATTGTTATGAACGCTAATCCTTTTACAAACGGACATCGTTACCTAGTTGAAACTGCTAGTAAAGAAAATGATCATGTGTATGTTTTCGTTGTTAGTGAAGATGTTTCTATTTTTTCATTTTCTGAACGCTTTAAATTAGTTAAAGCTGGAGTGGCTGATTTACCAAATGTTATAGTAGTACCAGGTAAGGAATACATGGTTAGTTATGCTACGTTTCCAGCATACTTTTTAAAAGATGATCAAAATGTTGGAAGATTTCAAGCTTCCTTGGATGCAACCCTTTTTAAGGAACAAATTGCAAAACCACTTAATATAACATCTCGATATCTTGGGAATGAACCATATTCCAAAACAACAAATATATATAATGAAGAGTTAAATAGGGTTCTACCACCTGATGTTGAAGTAAAGATTATTGATCGAAAGAAAAACAAGGATCAGGATATTATTTCAGCAACGAAGGTACGAGCAGCAATTGCTAATGATAATATTGAGTTAGTAAAAAAGTATGTTCCAGATACAACGCTCGAATTTATTAAAAACAACTGGTCTGAGCTTCAAACTCGGATAAAGGAAGGAAGTATTAAATAAATGGAAGATAAAGAAATACTCTCAATGCATGCTAAGAACCAAGGAGTACTTAATATTGCACCTCAATTTGAAGTGAAAAATCGAAAAGAATTAGGTGAAGCGTATACTCCAGGAGTTGCGATAATCTCTAAGCTTATAGAACGTTATCCCGAACTAAAGGATAAATATACTCTTAGTGGAAAACTTGTAGCATTAGTAACAGATGGCTCTGCTGTTTTGGGATTAGGAAACATTGGCCCAGCCGGTGGTCTTCCAGTTGTTGAGGGGAAAGCATTACTTTATAAGGATTTGGCTAATGTTAATGCACTACCTTTAACTGTTGAGCAAGTTCCTGTTAATGAATTTGTAGCAACATTAAAGAATATGCAGGAATCTTTTGCGGGTTTTCATTTAGAAGATATTAAAGCACCTCGTTGTTTTGAAATCGAAGAGAAATTGTCTAAAGTAGTTAATATTCCAGTTTATCATGATGATCAAGAAGGAACAGCAATTGTTGTTTTGGCTGGATTAATTAATGCTGCTAGAGTAGTAAAGAAAAATCTGAAAGATTTGAAAGTCATAATTAATGGAGTTGGAGCGTCAGGAGTTGCAACAGCTCGATTACTTTTTGCGGCAGGTATTAAAAATATTACATTTGTTGATATTGATGGGCCAGTGCATGTTGATAGTCAAAATTATAATCATTATCAAACAGATTTAGTAAAACAAAGTGCTGATCAAACTCCTTATAAGAATTTAAGTGAAGCGGTAAAGGATCGGGATGTTTTTATCGGTCTTTCTGATGCAGATGTTTTAACAAGTGAACAAGTAAAGACAATGGCTAAGAATCCAATTATTTTTGCACTTGCAAATCCAAAGCCTGAGATTGATCCTCAAATTGCAAAAGATGCAGATGCAGCAGTAATGGCAACTGGCTCAAGTCAATATCCAAATCAAGTAAATAATATTTTGGTATTTCCCGGGTTATATAAAGGATTATTATCAGCTGATTTAAATAAAGTCGATTTTGGCCTTGAAAAAGCAATTGCTTCTGCATTAGCAAATATGATTTCTAATCCAACAGCTGAAAAAATTGTTCCTGGAGTATTTGATGATGGTGTAGTAAATACAGTAGCTAAAGCTGTTCAACATTATGCAAGTCAAAAGAATAACGATTAGATGAACTCACAGCATCAACAATTACTCGGTAACCTTGCACAAGATTATTACCTTAGCAAAATGGCAATTAGTGATATTTCTAAAAAATATAATCTTAGTCGCTACCTCATTATGAAATACCTTGATGAAGCATTTTCAAGCGGGATTGTTGATATAAGCATTCATACAGATTATGACCGAAATGCTCAACTAGAACGCGAATTATCAAATAGTTTTGATATAAAAAATGTCTATGTTATTAAAGATCCAAGCAACCCCTTGGACCGCGATAAAATCATTGCTAACTTTGCAGCTAATCAGATCCAATCTCTTATTAAAGAATATAAAATAATCGGATTATCGTGGGGGGAAACAATTTATACTATTCTTGATCATTTCAGCAAACACTCTTCCCGCAATTTAGTTTTCACACAATTTATGGGTGAAAATATGAAATATAAATCTTCTGCCGCATCAATGCGAATGGTAC
The genomic region above belongs to Limosilactobacillus reuteri and contains:
- the citF gene encoding citrate lyase subunit alpha, with the protein product MKNKVGREISDKILDSTNYKPFETTEIGHPIVHYTGHDVRVTKGDDKLVDSLDDVIKNNLKDGMTISFHHHFRNGDFVFNMVMDKIIKMGYKDLTLAPSSLTGVMNDKVIEAIKAGTITNITSSGMRGSLGEAVSHGLLKNPVIFRSHGNRARSIENGNIKIDVAFIGVPNSDRMGNANGMNGESALGSLGYALVDAKYADKVILVTDTIADYPNTPASIQQTQVDYVVKVDKVGDPDRIGSGATRFTKDPKELKIAKMVNDVIVNSPYFKEGFSFQTGTGGAALAVTRFLRQAMIDNNITASFTCGGTTSPIVKLLEEGLVKKVMDVQDFDKGAASSMKSNPGQIEIDGSWYADPDNKGAMVDQLDIAILSALEIDTDFNVNVLTGSNGEIRGAVGGHQDAGTAKMTIISAPLTRGRIATIVPAVNSVTTPGSSIDVVVTEVGVAVNPARKDLIEAFKNVPSIPLISIEELQQHAEKIVGKPEKIEYTDRTVALVEYRDGTLIDEIKQIKD
- the citE gene encoding citrate (pro-3S)-lyase subunit beta, which translates into the protein MEERLRRTMMFVPGNNAGMVKDAGIYGADSIMFDLEDSVSMAEKDAARMLVYQALQTQDYGDSELVVRVNGIDTPFFKNDVFAMVKAGIQVVRLPKVESAQMMLDLVKVVEEAENKFGIKPGTTHVMAAIESAKGVLNAPEIAASTDRMIGLALSAEDYTTDMKTHRYPDGAELEFARNMILHAARAAGIAAFDTVFTNMNDVEGFKRETEHIHELGFDGKSLVNPRQIDWVNKIYEPTKKEIENALDVEAAIEEAHQKGSGVISMNGQMVDRPVVLRAQRVIRLAKASNLINEEGEYIEK
- the citD gene encoding citrate lyase acyl carrier protein, with the translated sequence MDIKKTALAGTLESSDIQITLSQGNNGINIDLDSSVEELYGNQIRKVITDTLTAYGIDNANVKAVDKGALDCVIKARTMAAAQRALDTADQPDWEVF
- the citC gene encoding [citrate (pro-3S)-lyase] ligase; its protein translation is MEVREINIHLKRNLTKWQKFLRFNGIEVFSEKETSSIDKTFVWEENGEILATGSIAGNVLKYIAICSKVQGHGETFNSLVSKLENEAAMMGRFHLFVFTKPQYSQSFQYVGFHELAKVEQGTVLESGTPDIHDYISSLPHFNDQERNKIAGIVMNANPFTNGHRYLVETASKENDHVYVFVVSEDVSIFSFSERFKLVKAGVADLPNVIVVPGKEYMVSYATFPAYFLKDDQNVGRFQASLDATLFKEQIAKPLNITSRYLGNEPYSKTTNIYNEELNRVLPPDVEVKIIDRKKNKDQDIISATKVRAAIANDNIELVKKYVPDTTLEFIKNNWSELQTRIKEGSIK
- a CDS encoding NADP-dependent malic enzyme is translated as MEDKEILSMHAKNQGVLNIAPQFEVKNRKELGEAYTPGVAIISKLIERYPELKDKYTLSGKLVALVTDGSAVLGLGNIGPAGGLPVVEGKALLYKDLANVNALPLTVEQVPVNEFVATLKNMQESFAGFHLEDIKAPRCFEIEEKLSKVVNIPVYHDDQEGTAIVVLAGLINAARVVKKNLKDLKVIINGVGASGVATARLLFAAGIKNITFVDIDGPVHVDSQNYNHYQTDLVKQSADQTPYKNLSEAVKDRDVFIGLSDADVLTSEQVKTMAKNPIIFALANPKPEIDPQIAKDADAAVMATGSSQYPNQVNNILVFPGLYKGLLSADLNKVDFGLEKAIASALANMISNPTAEKIVPGVFDDGVVNTVAKAVQHYASQKNND